A single region of the Rhipicephalus microplus isolate Deutch F79 chromosome 10, USDA_Rmic, whole genome shotgun sequence genome encodes:
- the LOC142774332 gene encoding zinc finger MYM-type protein 1-like, giving the protein MRGLAGAIPPPSSCDAESKFHCCGLQATGKRNLKFQPHWVDRYPWLVYSEKLQGALCKYCVVFASECAGKGEHQRLGCFVTKEFTNYKKAMDAFKSHASSSYRAMSTTLSENFLAVRSRSQHEILTQLDHGLKKQAEENRKNLLPIIETILFCGRQEVPLRGTDDSGPINMSEVLPFKNDENFRALLRMKAKCGDAALRAHMETSPANALYTSPKIQNELITLCGKIIQRKIVENVNSSSCFSFLADEATDISRTAHISLCVSLLQLSRTSISHAAVAVLPDCEDARGNNVHVLPAGRQRYASFAFSAVLCQSGGGNPSNAREKVTVSYLV; this is encoded by the exons CCACAGGAAAAAGGaatctgaagttccaacctcactgggtagatcgttacccatggcttgtttattcagagaagcttcaaggagcattatgcaaatattgcgtagtcttcgcaagcgagtgtgcaggaaaaggggagcaccagcgcttgggctgttttgtaactaaggagttcaccaattacaagaaagccatggacgcctttaagagccacgcatccagcagttatcgcgccatgtcaacaacgctatcggagaactttttagcagtccggtcccgctcacagcatgaaatcttaacacaacttgaccacggccttaaaaagcaggcggaagaaaaccgcaagaacttgctgccaataatagaaacaatccttttctgtggcaggcaagaagtaccACTTCGCGGCACAGACGACTCTGGTCCGATAAATATGTCTGAAGTGCTGCCCTTCAAAAATGATGAAAATTTCCGCGCACTGCTTAGGATGAAAGCAAAATGTGGAGATGCCGCCTTGAGAGCTCACATGGAAACATCTCCGGCGAATGCGCTGTACACGAGCCCAAAAATTCAAAATGAGTTGATCACCCTCTGTGGTAAAATCATACAAAGAAAGATAGTGGAAAACGTCAACTCAAGTTCGTGTTTTTCATTTCTAGCTGATGAGGCCACTGATATATCTCGCACCGCCCACATTTCCCTATGTGTAAG CTTACTACAGCTGTCCCGCACTTCAATCTCACACGCGGCGGTCGCGGTCTTGCCGGATTGCGAGGACGCCCGAGGCAACAACGTGCACGTGCTACCAGCTGGACggcagcgttacgcctcatttgCGTTTTCGGCCGTCCTCTGTCAATCCGGCGGCGGGAACCCGAGCAATGCAAGGGAGAAAGTGACGGTGTCCTATTTGGTCTAG